ACGTGGGTCTAACTTCAGCGCATAACGCTCAACTTGCGAATAGGAAAATTGCAGTTGATCAGCGAAGCCTTTCGGTGAAGAGTCAAGCTGCCTATTCAATTTATAGATGCCAGCGACCAATTTATTCTCAGCGACATTAGGTTTCTTTGGAGAAATTAATGCAATGACATACTGCTCATCATCTTTCCCTGTGAACATCGTCATATTCAGATTTTTATTGGTTTGTTGCCGGACCAATACTTCTTTTATCACGGAGAAATTTTGACCGCCAACTGTAAAATTGACATTGATTTCCCAACCGCCTTCCGAGCCACTTTCGCTGGTAAAAACGGTATAACCCGAGAAATACTTATCGTCCGATTTATAACTGAAATTATACTGGTTTGGACATGATCTTTTCTCTCCTGTAACAGTGGTCTGGATTGGCAAAAATGTAACACCAGACACTTCCACAGGAGTATTCGTTTGCGTGTTCTTGATTCGCACGCGGATATCATTATAACCGCGATACAATACACCATTCAACGCCTCGATGCTAATCGTATAACCGGCGTTTACAACATTTGTAACCTCTTTAAATTCAACACCCTCCTCGACCACACTCCCTCTTTCGGCTTCATAATTTGTTTTTCCCTTTGTACATGACCCGAGAAATACGCATGTTATAGCAACATAAAAAACTATTGTTTTTATCAATACACTTACCTTCATAAAAATACCATCTTAGCTTAGTTTACAGGAGACTAATCTTAGTGCAGGATAAAGTATAGTTAGAAGACAACAAAAATGACGACAGAAAGGTATGCCCAACAAAAAGGGGATAACAATACATATGCTGTCCATAGAATCTTCTAAATTAACTGGAACCTGACATCCAAAAAGCCGATAACCTGTTCAAATAAAGTTTTCATCCGTTTAAATTTTTTATTCAGTTGTGATGAAGCGATCAGATTTATTCATCGAGCGTATGCTTTAAGCGGCATTCATGAGCTCGCTTTGCTCGATTATTCGTTCCCTTATAAGATTGAATAAATCATGATGGTTTCATCGGAATAAACTATTCCTTAAACACGATGAAGCGAACATGAGGAATTATTTGTCGCTCTAAGTGAACAACAAAAAACTCATGATGAATTCTAAAAATGGATTTAAACTAACGGGGGGTGGAAAATGGTAAAAATAGGTCTGTAAGAATAATTTTCGTTGTATTCAGGAAACGAGCGCTCCGCTACATCTTCTTGAAATAAAGAAGAGACCTTAAAGTCAAAATTTTGGGAATTATTGATAAAAACGACGTCGATAATACGTGATTCAAGGTTCTTTTGTTCCTTTTCTTCGTGTTCACGCATTTTCTTCATTAGGATACATTGTCCTCTACACGAAAGGGCGTTCTCATTGAAACGGTTGATACATTCATAGCGTGCAATGTAATCTCGATTCAGTTCAAAAATGGACCACAGCCATACTGTTGAGAAGCTCTGGAGGAGCATCAAAGGCAATAAAATCCATATGAACTGTCTAGCTTTCATCTTGTGAGTTCGGCAAATATATAAATGAATCCTTGATTAAACAAATTCAATAGGAACAATAAAGTCCCCAGATAAGGTTTTACCTGGGGACTGAAAAATCAAAAAACAGCTTATTTTGGTACAACTGTAAGCACAGCTTTTTTATTACCGGCTGTTAAATCTAATGTGAATGTATATGTTTTGCCAGTTTCTAACATTTTACCGGTTTTGACACCCAAATTTCCGGAATCACGTCCATTTTTACCATCACCAACAAAAACTAGATCACTTGAGGTTGTAACATCCGTACCACCAAATTCTCCGCCCCAGCCCTTCTGATGGAAAAACTTAAAGTTGATATTATCGGTATTGATAGACTCGCCTGCTCTCAATGTAATTTGGTACTTTTTATTACCCAATGGAGCTAAACAGAGTGCTTTATCTGTATTCCAACCTACCTGATTACTGGATACTTTTGGTTTCCCAACGCCTTCTCCAATTATCCATACGGCACCGGTACCATCTTCCTGCAATTTAGCAAGATCATTTCCGGCCATGGCCTCAACGACGAAGTATTTTAGCGTGAAGTCTGCAGTAACACGGTATTTCCCTGTTATTCCTTTAAACGATATGGCCCCATCAACTGATTGGCTGAAGAAATCCGGATCAATCCACCAATCTTTCAAATCTTCGATACCATCTATCGTGACCGAATTACCTTTGGTCATATTCAGCTCCGCTCTAAAATGTGTATCATCAAGACGACTAAAAACCGTACCATCGATCGCGTAGGCGATAATAAAAGGTGATGCCTGATAAGTTAACGTATTCAATGCGATACTATACACACCAGAGGTCGAATTTGAGAAAGGAATATCCAATGTGGATCCGAGCGTAATGGCATTATTGACCCATCCAAAATTCATGCTATTTCCCTGCTCACCAACCTTTGGCGCCTGAATATATCCTTTTACAGAAAACGGAAAATTCTCTTTGGCCGCATATTGATTCCGCCCGGTTCTCTCCATCCGATAGGACTTTGATTCAGTAACCAAAGTGAGATAAGGAAAGTCCGGACGGCTTAAGTCTATATCAAAAGACTGTTCGGTCTTCTTCTGACTAATATTCTGCAAGACAAACTTAATGGTTGCTTTGCCATCTGGAATGTCTTTCAAAAAAGGGACATAAATTTTTCCGCTATAGTCGCCATTCTCTTTTGTACGAATCGTCGTTTCGGTGACCTTATCGTCTGTAAAATATAATTGAGCTTTCAGCGTAGATAAAGCAACTTCGCTATCCGATACACGAACATTAAACACTAAACTATCACCAAAATGAGCAGCAGAAATAGCTGATTTCAATTCTATTTTGGGATCACCAATTTGATAGACATATTTTTCATCCTTTTTACAAGAACTTACCACAGCTATTGTTCCCAATAGTATATTGATGAGATATCTTTTCATAATCCCAATATTTAGTTTTTCCAACGATAAGAGACAACTGAATTTGCAGGAACCTCATAGCTAAAATGATTTTTACCATCTGCCAACGTGATTTTACGGTTGTCATTCGATTCATTTAATAACACCATAGCGTAGGTACCATCTGTATTTTGAAAGGCACTATAAACCAGCCCCTCTGCTGTATATCCTGTAGCACCAATTCGTGTCGCTCCAGACTTAACCACAGATGAAAGATGTCCTACAATATAATAATGCGAGTTGCGCGTGATGCTCTTATAATTTGATTTGCTAATATCGACAGCACCATAACAGGTTTGACAACCACCTTCGCGATTCGGTCCCTTATCAGTATCCAACATCAAATTCCAAACAATAACACCCTTGCTCCAGTTATTGACCGTTCCCAAAGCCACTTCACGCATATCTTCCATCAAACGCTTGTCGAGATTACGCCCGTCGTTCCATTCTCCTATAGATGTCTCTGTAAAGACCAGCTCCTTATCCGGGCGTTGATTATGAATATCAATTAGCTCCGCTTTATCTCCTCCATAGTTGTGATAAGCTGCGCCAGCAATAAAGGAAGCCGCCCCTGCATCATTATAGATTTTAATAGGATAATCTTCCTGATCAGCCATATTATCGTAATTATAGTTATGGTCAAACGCGTAGATCTTCGTAGCAATACTTGCAGCCTTGAGCTGTGGGCCTAGAGATTGTTTGATAAATGTTTGTTGCTCCTGCCATGACATGTACATTGAAGCAGAATTTTTTCGATTCAATGGCTCATTTTGAACGGTAATTGAATAAATATTAATACCCTCCTTCTTCATTGCTTGAAGCCATTGTACAAAATACCAACCATAATCCTGATAGTATTTTGGATTTAATTGACCGCTAGTCCAAGAATCGAAAGGTTTTAAATCTGTCAGATTATTGACCTTCATCCATTTTGGCGGAGTCCATGGCGATCCCATAATTTTGACGTTTGGATTGATGGCCAGTATTTCTTTCAACACAGGAATGACATATTGCGTTTCTTCTGACTGCAACCCAAAATTTTCCTTTCCTTCTTTGTCCCAACAAGTATACTCGCTCAATGAAAAATCAGAACATCCGATAGCAATACGAATATAGCTCATGCCCATACCATCTTTATCGGAGAAAGTCTCCGTAAGAAATTTCGTCCGATCCTCCTTACTCATTTTCATCAGATTATAACAGGTAGAACCGGTAATAGCTGCACCAAATCCGTCCATTGTCTGAAACTTCTGAGCAGGATTTACGGTAATTGTGTTGGGCGACATATTAAAC
The window above is part of the Sphingobacterium sp. ML3W genome. Proteins encoded here:
- a CDS encoding DUF5125 domain-containing protein, producing MKRYLINILLGTIAVVSSCKKDEKYVYQIGDPKIELKSAISAAHFGDSLVFNVRVSDSEVALSTLKAQLYFTDDKVTETTIRTKENGDYSGKIYVPFLKDIPDGKATIKFVLQNISQKKTEQSFDIDLSRPDFPYLTLVTESKSYRMERTGRNQYAAKENFPFSVKGYIQAPKVGEQGNSMNFGWVNNAITLGSTLDIPFSNSTSGVYSIALNTLTYQASPFIIAYAIDGTVFSRLDDTHFRAELNMTKGNSVTIDGIEDLKDWWIDPDFFSQSVDGAISFKGITGKYRVTADFTLKYFVVEAMAGNDLAKLQEDGTGAVWIIGEGVGKPKVSSNQVGWNTDKALCLAPLGNKKYQITLRAGESINTDNINFKFFHQKGWGGEFGGTDVTTSSDLVFVGDGKNGRDSGNLGVKTGKMLETGKTYTFTLDLTAGNKKAVLTVVPK
- a CDS encoding glycoside hydrolase family 30 beta sandwich domain-containing protein — encoded protein: MIYTFLLSCLITATSCNRDSFTPSQGDDIKKSGDVTIVMTNTNRAYDLTKKYVDFSTKFNMSPNTITVNPAQKFQTMDGFGAAITGSTCYNLMKMSKEDRTKFLTETFSDKDGMGMSYIRIAIGCSDFSLSEYTCWDKEGKENFGLQSEETQYVIPVLKEILAINPNVKIMGSPWTPPKWMKVNNLTDLKPFDSWTSGQLNPKYYQDYGWYFVQWLQAMKKEGINIYSITVQNEPLNRKNSASMYMSWQEQQTFIKQSLGPQLKAASIATKIYAFDHNYNYDNMADQEDYPIKIYNDAGAASFIAGAAYHNYGGDKAELIDIHNQRPDKELVFTETSIGEWNDGRNLDKRLMEDMREVALGTVNNWSKGVIVWNLMLDTDKGPNREGGCQTCYGAVDISKSNYKSITRNSHYYIVGHLSSVVKSGATRIGATGYTAEGLVYSAFQNTDGTYAMVLLNESNDNRKITLADGKNHFSYEVPANSVVSYRWKN